The Methanobrevibacter sp. TMH8 genome contains a region encoding:
- a CDS encoding aspartate kinase: MELIIAKFGGTSIGNGKKIRKAAQSVVNEYMKGNKVVVVVSAINKTTDDLIKIVDDSVESNVTDKQMAEILSMGEMTSVRVMSSVIESLGVKSEYIDPYCDEWPLITDNNLLEAKIDFSASELMSKELMKILDQGIIPVVCGFLGKGPHGEITTLGRGGSDITAFLLGHCLNADEVIIVTDVDGVMSTDPNKIQKAKKLDKISVEEMRDLATHGAQVLHPHALKYKDPVISAKIISHENGDLSSKGTSIVGPYDGEMMKTTMLYPEPISVVAIVGDGMLKRPGLLSKLTSILAESSINIFGISAGQNSVTIFVNKKDAVNAYHLLHDLVIDSEELSSLSLGKEIAMLTLVSPDFIETPGIISDITDPLRNNHINIVEISSSQTAVVIFVEWEDGEKAFELVKNVLE, encoded by the coding sequence GTGGAACTAATAATAGCTAAGTTCGGTGGAACTTCAATAGGAAATGGCAAAAAAATAAGAAAAGCAGCTCAATCAGTTGTTAATGAATATATGAAAGGTAATAAGGTAGTTGTAGTAGTATCTGCAATTAACAAGACAACTGACGACCTTATAAAGATAGTTGATGATTCTGTTGAATCAAATGTTACTGATAAACAAATGGCTGAAATATTGTCTATGGGTGAGATGACTAGTGTTAGAGTTATGTCCTCTGTAATTGAATCTCTTGGAGTAAAATCAGAATATATTGATCCTTACTGTGATGAATGGCCACTTATCACTGATAATAATCTTCTTGAAGCTAAAATTGATTTTTCAGCTTCTGAATTAATGAGTAAAGAATTGATGAAAATTTTAGATCAAGGAATTATTCCTGTTGTTTGTGGATTTTTAGGTAAAGGTCCTCATGGAGAAATTACTACTCTTGGCAGGGGTGGAAGTGACATTACTGCTTTCCTTCTTGGACATTGTTTAAATGCTGATGAAGTAATTATCGTTACTGATGTTGATGGTGTGATGAGCACAGACCCCAATAAAATCCAAAAAGCAAAAAAATTGGATAAAATATCTGTAGAAGAAATGAGGGATTTAGCTACTCATGGAGCACAAGTTCTTCATCCTCATGCATTGAAATATAAAGATCCTGTAATTAGTGCAAAAATTATTAGTCACGAAAATGGAGATCTTTCAAGTAAAGGGACTTCAATTGTAGGGCCTTATGACGGAGAGATGATGAAAACTACTATGTTATATCCAGAACCAATATCTGTAGTAGCTATTGTTGGAGATGGAATGCTTAAAAGACCTGGTCTTCTTTCTAAATTAACCTCAATTTTAGCTGAAAGTAGTATTAATATATTTGGCATTTCAGCAGGTCAGAATTCTGTGACTATATTCGTAAATAAGAAAGATGCTGTCAATGCTTATCATTTATTACATGATTTGGTAATTGATTCTGAAGAACTTAGTTCACTTTCACTTGGCAAGGAAATAGCTATGCTGACGTTAGTTAGCCCGGATTTTATTGAAACTCCTGGGATAATATCAGATATTACTGATCCTCTTAGAAATAACCACATAAATATTGTAGAAATATCTTCTTCACAAACAGCTGTTGTTATTTTTGTTGAATGGGAAGATGGAGAAAAAGCATTTGAACTTGTTAAAAATGTTTTAGAATAA
- the dapA gene encoding 4-hydroxy-tetrahydrodipicolinate synthase — protein MNFEGTAVAMITPFTEDNEVDEEGYRENINFLIENGVDGLLAAGTTGESATITIPEQKKLIDILVEEVDGRVATIAGAGSNSTGDALELVQYAERAGADMALVITPYYNKPQPHGLIEHYKTMNNNSDIPIVVYNVPSRTGTDIDVETIVSVAELDNVVAIKEANPDLDKLSKTQKTLQKAGLDDKFSILSGNDDLTLPMMSLGAKGVISVVANVDPLRMSQMVNNCLDGSYEIAMDLHYELYDLMKVLFIESNPVPTKEALKMLNRPSGDIRLPLAPLKDENRIKVQNVLKDLELI, from the coding sequence ATGAACTTTGAAGGTACGGCTGTAGCTATGATTACACCATTTACAGAAGATAATGAAGTTGATGAAGAAGGGTATAGAGAAAATATTAACTTTTTAATTGAAAACGGTGTGGATGGTCTATTAGCTGCAGGAACAACTGGTGAATCAGCTACTATTACTATTCCTGAACAAAAAAAATTGATAGATATATTGGTTGAAGAAGTTGATGGTAGAGTAGCTACTATAGCTGGTGCAGGAAGTAACTCAACTGGGGATGCATTAGAATTGGTTCAATATGCTGAAAGGGCTGGAGCAGACATGGCTCTTGTAATAACTCCTTATTACAATAAACCACAACCACATGGACTTATTGAGCATTATAAAACTATGAATAATAATTCAGATATTCCTATTGTTGTTTATAATGTTCCTTCTCGTACTGGTACTGATATTGATGTTGAAACAATAGTTTCTGTAGCTGAACTTGATAATGTTGTAGCTATTAAAGAAGCTAATCCTGATTTAGATAAACTTTCTAAAACTCAAAAAACACTTCAAAAAGCTGGTTTAGATGATAAATTTTCAATCCTTTCTGGAAATGATGATCTAACACTTCCTATGATGTCACTTGGTGCAAAAGGTGTTATTAGTGTAGTAGCTAATGTTGATCCATTAAGAATGAGCCAGATGGTTAACAATTGCTTAGATGGTAGCTATGAAATAGCCATGGACTTACATTATGAACTTTATGATCTAATGAAAGTATTGTTTATTGAAAGCAATCCGGTTCCTACTAAAGAAGCTTTAAAAATGTTAAATCGTCCTTCTGGAGATATAAGATTGCCTCTTGCTCCTTTAAAAGATGAAAATAGGATAAAAGTTCAAAATGTCTTAAAAGACCTAGAACTAATCTGA
- a CDS encoding Fic family protein codes for MPPEIKLNNKHISYFKDKKIFSLVKYINNNYYYWNKVKYKSPKSLSPKKLWSIVKLSRFINYSILSFGKYKFNYFITENFLELLHYFDINLREDISPSDFISQNDKKHYFMNSLMEEAISSSKIEGATTTHKIAKEMLLKETKPKDSSEQMIINNYHTIEYIRENKDQDLNSENLLKIHKLITNKTLDNDQEEGTFRTNNDINIFNRHSREAVHIPPDFKEIPNLIDDLSNFFNSDDKSIHPIIKGIIIHFMIAWIHPFVDGNGRTARSLFYWYMLKNGYGFIQYLSISKIIAKSKSQYEKAYLYTENDDNDLNYFIIYNLKTIKKAFKSFKNYVGIKEEEKISILQMINKLGVNERQGYLIKKVYENPDIVFTVKEIEKRFSVSNFTARADLAGLVKKGFIEPIAVNKTKRIYIKSKDFDKLVNIN; via the coding sequence GTGCCTCCAGAAATAAAGTTAAATAATAAACATATTTCTTATTTTAAAGATAAAAAAATATTTTCATTAGTTAAATACATTAACAACAACTATTATTACTGGAATAAAGTTAAATATAAATCTCCAAAAAGTTTGTCTCCTAAAAAACTTTGGAGTATTGTTAAATTAAGTCGATTTATTAACTATTCTATACTATCCTTTGGAAAATATAAATTTAATTACTTTATCACTGAGAACTTTTTAGAATTATTACATTACTTTGATATTAATCTTCGAGAAGATATTTCTCCTTCTGATTTCATTTCTCAAAATGATAAAAAGCATTATTTTATGAATTCTCTTATGGAAGAAGCTATTTCAAGTAGCAAAATTGAAGGAGCTACCACAACACATAAAATAGCTAAAGAAATGCTACTAAAAGAAACAAAACCAAAAGATTCATCAGAGCAAATGATAATTAATAATTATCATACAATTGAATATATTAGAGAAAATAAAGATCAAGATTTAAATTCTGAAAATCTTTTAAAGATTCATAAATTAATTACTAATAAAACTTTAGATAATGATCAAGAAGAAGGAACTTTCAGAACCAATAATGATATAAATATATTTAATAGGCATTCAAGAGAAGCTGTACATATACCTCCTGATTTTAAAGAAATACCAAATTTGATTGATGATTTATCTAATTTTTTTAATTCTGATGATAAATCTATTCACCCTATTATTAAAGGAATTATTATTCATTTTATGATTGCTTGGATACACCCATTTGTTGATGGAAATGGAAGAACGGCTCGTTCTCTTTTTTATTGGTATATGTTGAAAAATGGTTATGGATTTATTCAATATTTATCAATTTCAAAAATTATTGCTAAATCAAAATCTCAATATGAAAAAGCATATCTTTATACTGAAAATGATGATAATGACTTGAATTATTTTATTATATATAATTTAAAAACAATAAAAAAAGCTTTTAAATCATTTAAAAACTATGTGGGGATAAAAGAAGAGGAAAAAATATCAATTCTTCAAATGATTAATAAATTAGGAGTTAATGAAAGACAAGGATACTTAATTAAAAAAGTATATGAAAATCCAGATATTGTTTTCACTGTTAAAGAGATTGAAAAGAGATTTTCTGTTTCGAATTTCACAGCAAGAGCTGATTTAGCAGGACTTGTAAAAAAAGGTTTTATTGAGCCAATAGCTGTAAATAAAACTAAAAGAATTTATATAAAATCTAAAGATTTTGATAAGTTGGTTAATATTAATTAA
- the dapB gene encoding 4-hydroxy-tetrahydrodipicolinate reductase, with the protein MLKVAVTGAAGRMGSGIIKKILEQEDIEVVAAIEIPNSTLEGKDIGEVIGIGNIGVTTNGAENLEKVLKETKPDVLVDFTIASAAFETIKIATSIGVNVIVGTTGFTDEQSSEIANIVKETNVKAVISSNMAIGVNVFFKVLRDLAPILNDFDIEIIEAHHNKKKDAPSGTAMTAFEVIAETLNRQTNEIGVFGREGIVGERTKEEIGLHAIRGGDIVGDHTVMFVGEGERLEITHRAHTREVFIAGVMRALRFIMNGEPGKVNDMADVLGIK; encoded by the coding sequence ATGTTAAAAGTTGCTGTAACTGGAGCTGCTGGAAGAATGGGCTCTGGAATTATTAAAAAAATTCTTGAACAAGAAGATATTGAAGTAGTAGCTGCTATTGAAATACCTAATTCTACTCTTGAAGGTAAGGATATTGGGGAAGTTATTGGTATTGGAAATATAGGTGTTACAACTAATGGTGCTGAAAACCTTGAAAAAGTTTTAAAAGAAACTAAACCAGATGTTTTAGTAGATTTTACTATAGCTAGCGCTGCATTTGAAACAATAAAAATAGCAACTTCAATCGGTGTTAATGTTATAGTTGGGACAACTGGTTTCACTGATGAACAATCTAGTGAAATAGCTAATATTGTTAAAGAAACTAATGTTAAAGCTGTTATTTCTTCAAATATGGCTATTGGTGTAAATGTTTTCTTTAAAGTATTACGTGATTTAGCTCCTATTTTAAATGACTTTGATATTGAAATTATTGAAGCTCATCATAATAAAAAGAAAGATGCTCCTTCTGGAACAGCAATGACTGCATTTGAGGTAATAGCTGAAACACTTAATAGACAAACCAATGAAATAGGTGTTTTTGGAAGAGAAGGAATTGTTGGTGAAAGAACTAAAGAAGAAATAGGGCTTCATGCTATTCGTGGTGGAGATATAGTTGGTGATCACACTGTGATGTTTGTTGGTGAGGGAGAACGTTTAGAAATAACTCATAGGGCCCATACAAGAGAAGTTTTCATTGCTGGAGTAATGAGAGCTTTAAGATTTATAATGAATGGTGAACCTGGCAAAGTCAATGATATGGCTGATGTTTTAGGTATTAAATAA
- the asd gene encoding aspartate-semialdehyde dehydrogenase, with translation MVNVGVLGATGMVGQRFIQLLDKHPDFDLTALAASSRSAGKRYEDATTWYLDDAMPESVKDIVVSETDPSAIDNDVDILFSSLPTEFAAKVEPKLAENFIVASNASAMRMEKDVPLVIPEVNPEFLDIIETQQKNRGWDGFIVTNPNCSTIALTLTLKPIYDNYDINRVYVSTMQAVSGAGYDGVPSMAIVDNLVPYIGGEEEKMESETLHLLGTLDGLDVTPANFGLTASCHRVAIVDGHTEAVFIELDQDISLDDIKNDMANFKSIPQDLDLYSAPKNPVIIKEEDDRPQPRMDRNADGGMAVTVGRLRKDPVFNNSFKYVLVGHNTVRGAAGASILNAELINKTIL, from the coding sequence ATGGTAAATGTAGGAGTACTTGGTGCAACTGGGATGGTAGGACAGAGATTTATTCAGTTATTGGATAAACACCCTGATTTTGATTTAACAGCGTTAGCTGCTTCTTCACGCTCTGCTGGTAAAAGATATGAAGATGCTACAACATGGTATCTCGATGATGCTATGCCTGAGTCTGTAAAGGATATTGTTGTTAGTGAAACTGATCCTTCTGCAATTGATAATGATGTGGATATATTATTTTCTTCACTTCCAACTGAGTTTGCAGCAAAAGTAGAACCAAAATTAGCTGAAAATTTTATTGTTGCTTCTAATGCAAGTGCTATGAGGATGGAAAAAGATGTTCCTCTTGTTATTCCTGAAGTCAATCCTGAATTTCTTGATATCATAGAAACTCAACAAAAAAATAGAGGATGGGATGGATTTATTGTAACTAATCCTAATTGTAGTACTATAGCTCTTACTTTAACTTTAAAACCAATTTATGACAATTATGATATAAATAGAGTTTATGTTTCCACAATGCAAGCTGTTTCTGGAGCTGGATATGATGGTGTTCCATCTATGGCTATTGTAGATAATTTAGTTCCATATATTGGTGGTGAAGAAGAAAAAATGGAAAGTGAAACTCTTCACTTACTTGGAACTCTTGATGGATTAGATGTTACTCCAGCTAACTTTGGATTAACTGCTTCTTGTCATAGGGTAGCTATTGTTGATGGCCATACTGAAGCTGTTTTCATTGAATTAGATCAAGATATATCTCTTGATGACATTAAAAATGATATGGCAAACTTCAAATCAATTCCTCAAGACCTTGATTTATATTCTGCTCCGAAAAACCCTGTAATTATTAAAGAGGAAGATGATAGGCCTCAACCAAGAATGGATAGGAATGCTGATGGTGGAATGGCAGTAACAGTAGGTAGACTTAGAAAAGATCCTGTATTTAATAATAGTTTTAAATATGTTCTAGTTGGTCATAATACTGTTAGAGGAGCTGCTGGAGCTTCAATTCTTAATGCAGAATTAATTAATAAAACCATTTTATAG